From Xiphophorus hellerii strain 12219 chromosome 6, Xiphophorus_hellerii-4.1, whole genome shotgun sequence, the proteins below share one genomic window:
- the dnaaf6 gene encoding dynein axonemal assembly factor 6 isoform X2: MEFLGVSSYQNLQALSALLSTQQEEDEDEDCKQNATAYRQLGPGHIGPPPKKEKEVSTAYTKRTSKDIWSEEEVAEGSQYDDLADPRPQPEYEIILKQSVGTEDLFLGLSQKDPSSMCCEAMLVKIKLPDTKAKDVFLDLKEKYLDLRTPKYKLGLHLPHPIQNQEGKAQFFSDRQELEVTLLMK, encoded by the exons aTGGAATTTCTCGGAGTGTCATCTTACCAAAACTTGCAGGCTTTGTCTGCACTGTTATCAactcagcaggaggaagatgaggatgaAGACTGTAAA caaaatgCAACAGCCTATAGACAGCTTGGTCCTGGACATATTGGGCCCCctcctaaaaaagaaaaagaag TGTCTACTGCCTACACAAAAAGAACCAGTAAAGATATCTGGAGTGAGGAGGAGGTGGCTGAAGGCTCTCAGTATGATGATCTGGCTGACCCGAGACCACAACCTGA GTATGAAATAATCCTGAAGCAGAGTGTTGGAACAGAGGATTTGTTCCTGGGCTTAAGCCAGAAGGACCCATCTTCAATGTGCTGTGAAGCCATGCTG GTTAAAATAAAGCTACCCGACACAAAGGCAAAAGATGTCTTCTTGGATTTAAAGGAGAAGTACCTGGATCTGCGGACTCCAAAGTA taaaCTGGGTCTCCATCTGCCCCATCCCATCCAGAATCAAGAGGGCAAGGCTCAGTTCTTTAGCGACAGGCAGGAACTGGAGGTGACTCTACTGATGAAGTGA
- the LOC116722185 gene encoding MICOS complex subunit MIC26-like, which yields MRRQSVLSLGGFRSQCIWPSGIMLKVTGRVMPGASSFLPFTVFAADDADKGEKEETSSVNLDELSLYTAPPPPQTLRHEESEAGQLEEKVATVRKLAEPYATWCQSTCAKIKPKVQKVVQLGNDTYVYLQNPPKDFYPRAGVIGLAGVVGLFLARGSRIKKVLYPTGFMTLGASLYYPEQAAAIAKSTGDSAYDTAVQSYAAVEKILKSQIKDKKSDEK from the coding sequence atgCGGCGCCAGTCAGTCTTGTCCCTCGGCGGTTTCCGTAGCCAGTGCATATGGCCCTCAGGAATCATGTTGAAGGTGACAGGTAGAGTCATGCCGGGAGCCTCGAGTTTCCTGCCTTTCACCGTTTTTGCGGCTGATGATGCCGACaagggagaaaaagaagagacaTCCTCGGTAAACCTGGACGAGCTGTCGCTCTACACagcccctcctcctcctcaaacTCTCCGGCATGAGGAGTCTGAAGCGGGTCAACTGGAGGAGAAAGTCGCCACCGTCAGGAAGTTAGCTGAGCCGTACGCTACTTGGTGCCAGTCAACTTGCGCTAAAATTAAACCCAAAGTTCAGAAGGTCGTCCAGTTGGGAAACGACACGTACGTCTATCTACAAAACCCTCCTAAAGACTTCTATCCCCGGGCAGGAGTCATCGGTTTAGCCGGAGTCGTCGGGCTTTTTCTGGCCAGAGGATCCAGGATTAAGAAGGTCCTCTACCCAACGGGCTTTATGACCCTGGGCGCCTCCCTTTACTACCCGGAGCAGGCGGCGGCCATCGCCAAGTCTACCGGAGATTCCGCGTACGACACCGCGGTCCAGAGCTACGCTGCTGTGGAGAAGATCCTGAAGTCTCAAATCAAAGATAAAAAGAGTGACGAAAAGTAA
- the eif3f gene encoding eukaryotic translation initiation factor 3 subunit F: protein MSVFGPVVKIHPVVLASICDSYERRNEGASRVIGTILGIIDKHSIEVTNCFSVPHNESEDEVAVDMEFAKNMYELHKRVSPTEVIIGWYATGFDITEHSVLIHEYYSREATNPIHLTVDTALQSGKMNIRAYVSAQMGVPGKTVGVMFTPLTVKYIYYDTERIGVDLLQRTRVTPSRTKGLTSDLSQVGSAASRVQDMLTTVLAYIEDVLSGKVTADNSVGRFLMDLVNKVPTITAEDFENMLNSNINDLLMVTYLSNLTQAQIALNEKLVLL from the exons ATGTCGGTGTTCGGGCCAGTGGTGAAAATCCATCCCGTCGTTCTCGCCTCAATCTGCGACTCTTATGAGCGAAGGAATGAGGGGGCGAGCCGGGTCATCGGAACCATCTTGG GCATCATTGATAAACACTCTATAGAGGTGACCAACTGCTTCTCCGTCCCTCACAACGAGTCTGAGGATGAG GTTGCTGTGGACATGGAATTCGCCAAGAACATGTATGAACTTCACAAGAGGGTGTCGCCCACAGAAGTCATCATTGGATG GTATGCCACAGGCTTTGATATCACTGAACACTCCGTGCTCATCCACGAGTACTACAGCCGCGAAGCCACCAACCCCATCCACCTGACTGTGGACACGGCGCTGCAGAGCGGCAAAATGAACATCCGCGCCTACGTCAG TGCCCAGATGGGTGTGCCAGGAAAGACGGTTGGTGTTATGTTCACTCCGCTGACTGTCAAATACATCTACTACGACACTGAGAGGATAGGCG TGGATCTCCTGCAGAGAACTCGTGTGACTCCCAGCCGCACCAAGggactgacctctgacctgtccCAGGTGGGGAGCGCTGCGTCCAGGGTACAGGACATGCTGACCACTGTGTTGGCATACATCGAGGATGTGCTG tCTGGAAAGGTGACGGCTGATAACAGCGTGGGTCGTTTCCTCATGGATCTGGTCAACAAAGTTCCGACCATCACAGCCGAGGACTTTGAGAACATGCTCAATTCCAACATCAAC GACCTGTTGATGGTGACCTACCTGTCTAACCTGACCCAAGCACAGATTGCTCTGAATGAGAAGCTGGTGCTTCTCTGA
- the kcnj9 gene encoding G protein-activated inward rectifier potassium channel 3 — MALENSVFPSRPDSLALPVEEKAEGEEDEAATKSTAPTGVFNVSEELGHVVTTQTMPSPPPPAKVKRSFQSKLAEREANANQHRKKTQGPEKERGRFGWARTRRKRQRYVEKNGRCNVQHGNMRETYRYLTDIFTTLVDLNWRCSLFVFVMAYAVTWLFFGAIWYLIAYCRGDLDHLEDEAWTPCVNNVNGFISAFLFSIETETTIGYGHRVITDQCPVGTMLLLLQAILGSMVNAFMVGCMFVKISQPNKRAETLVFSKHAVISLRDDKLCLMFRVGDLRSSHIVGANMRAKLIKSKQTQEGEFIPLDQTDISVGFETGDDRLFLVSPLVISHEIDARSPFWDMSQAQLEKEDFEIVVILEGMVEATGMTCQARSSYLAEEVLWGHRFSPMMLLAEGFFDIDYGAFHHTFEVDTPSCSARELALAAARLNAHLYWSISSRLDEEPTLAEQATKQPDGGSAHSKVGEPIFTVGEMTDIQEQSALGELNGSVTTDQSETEA; from the exons aTGGCGCTGGAGAACTCCGTCTTCCCTTCCCGTCCCGACTCCCTGGCGCTTCCTGTGGAGGAGAAGGCTGAAGGCGAGGAAGACGAGGCGGCGACAAAGTCGACCGCTCCCACTGGAGTCTTTAACGTATCCGAGGAGTTGGGCCACGTCGTCACCACGCAGACCATGCCCTCCCCTCCACCCCCGGCCAAGGTCAAAAGGTCGTTCCAGTCCAAGCTCGCAGAACGGGAGGCCAACGCCAATCAGCACAGGAAGAAAACCCAGGGGCCTGAAAAAGAGAGGGGGCGATTCGGCTGGG CCCGGACTCGGCGTAAGAGGCAGCGCTACGTCGAGAAGAACGGCCGTTGCAATGTGCAGCACGGCAACATGCGGGAGACATACCGCTACCTGACCGACATCTTCACCACATTGGTGGACCTCAACTGGCGCTGCTCGCTCTTCGTCTTCGTCATGGCCTACGCAGTCACGTGGCTCTTCTTTGGCGCCATTTGGTACCTCATAGCCTACTGTAG GGGGGATCTGGACCATCTGGAAGACGAGGCGTGGACGCCGTGCGTGAACAATGTCAACGGTTTCATATCAGCCTTCCTCTTCTCCATCGAGACAGAGACGACGATTGGCTACGGGCACAGAGTCATCACCGATCAGTGTCCAGTGGGCaccatgctgctgctgctgcaggccaTACTGGGATCGATGGTCAATGCGTTCATG GTCGGCTGCATGTTCGTGAAGATCTCCCAGCCTAATAAACGAGCCGAGACGTTGGTGTTCTCCAAGCACGCCGTCATCTCTCTGAGAGACGACAAGCTCTGCCTGATGTTCAGGGTGGGCGACCTTCGGAGTTCTCACATTGTTGGGGCCAACatgagggccaaactaatcaaGTCCAAGCAGACTCAAGAGG GTGAGTTCATCCCTTTGGACCAAACAGACATCAGCGTGGGCTTTGAGACGGGCGATGACCGCCTCTTCCTCGTCTCTCCGCTGGTGATCTCCCATGAAATTGACGCGCGCTCGCCCTTCTGGGACATGTCGCAGGCCCAGCTGGAGAAGGAGGATTTCGAGATTGTGGTCATTCTGGAAGGAATGGTGGAGGCCACCG GGATGACGTGCCAGGCGAGGAGCTCCTACCTGGCGGAGGAGGTGTTGTGGGGTCACAGGTTCAGCCCCATGATGTTGCTGGCAGAGGGCTTCTTTGACATCGACTACGGAGCCTTTCATCACACGTTTGAG GTGGACACGCCCTCCTGCTCGGCGCGGGAGCTGGCGTTGGCCGCGGCCAGACTCAACGCTCACCTCTACTGGTCCATCTCCAGCAGGCTGGACGAAGAGCCCACGCTGGCCGAACAAGCCACCAAGCAGCCGGACGGCGGCTCGGCCCACAGCAAGGTGGGGGAACCCATCTTCACCGTCGGGGAGATGACGGACATCCAGGAGCAATCGGCTTTGGGCGAGTTGAACGGAAGCGTCACCACCGATCAATCAGAAACAGAGGCCTAG
- the dnaaf6 gene encoding dynein axonemal assembly factor 6 isoform X1 — MAASLHGDRKTTTPKALSALLSTQQEEDEDEDCKQNATAYRQLGPGHIGPPPKKEKEVSTAYTKRTSKDIWSEEEVAEGSQYDDLADPRPQPEYEIILKQSVGTEDLFLGLSQKDPSSMCCEAMLVKIKLPDTKAKDVFLDLKEKYLDLRTPKYKLGLHLPHPIQNQEGKAQFFSDRQELEVTLLMK; from the exons ATGGCAGCCAGTCTCCATGGAGACAGAAAAACGACAACACCAAAG GCTTTGTCTGCACTGTTATCAactcagcaggaggaagatgaggatgaAGACTGTAAA caaaatgCAACAGCCTATAGACAGCTTGGTCCTGGACATATTGGGCCCCctcctaaaaaagaaaaagaag TGTCTACTGCCTACACAAAAAGAACCAGTAAAGATATCTGGAGTGAGGAGGAGGTGGCTGAAGGCTCTCAGTATGATGATCTGGCTGACCCGAGACCACAACCTGA GTATGAAATAATCCTGAAGCAGAGTGTTGGAACAGAGGATTTGTTCCTGGGCTTAAGCCAGAAGGACCCATCTTCAATGTGCTGTGAAGCCATGCTG GTTAAAATAAAGCTACCCGACACAAAGGCAAAAGATGTCTTCTTGGATTTAAAGGAGAAGTACCTGGATCTGCGGACTCCAAAGTA taaaCTGGGTCTCCATCTGCCCCATCCCATCCAGAATCAAGAGGGCAAGGCTCAGTTCTTTAGCGACAGGCAGGAACTGGAGGTGACTCTACTGATGAAGTGA